The Syntrophorhabdus sp. genome has a window encoding:
- a CDS encoding response regulator transcription factor yields MKIRIVVADDHKIMREGLKALIDKQPDMEVAAEAQDGLTATKLARKLLPHVIIMDIGMPEMNGIDATREIVAENKDIKIIALSMHSDRRFVLEMLKAGASGYLLKDSAFEELVTAVHTVMTGQSYLSPRITDIVVKEYLHNLPRNESSAFTILTQREREVLQHLAEGKSTKQIASTLNLSVKTVETHRQQIMDKLQIRSVAELTKYAIREGITSL; encoded by the coding sequence ATGAAGATACGGATAGTGGTGGCCGATGACCACAAGATCATGCGGGAAGGCCTGAAGGCCCTCATCGACAAGCAGCCCGACATGGAGGTCGCCGCTGAGGCCCAGGACGGACTCACGGCAACGAAACTTGCCCGCAAGCTCTTGCCGCACGTCATCATAATGGATATCGGGATGCCCGAAATGAACGGCATAGACGCGACGCGAGAGATCGTGGCGGAGAACAAGGATATAAAGATAATCGCCCTTTCGATGCACTCCGACCGGAGGTTCGTCCTCGAGATGCTCAAGGCGGGAGCGTCGGGCTACCTCCTCAAGGACAGTGCCTTCGAAGAGCTCGTCACCGCCGTCCATACCGTGATGACGGGCCAGTCCTACTTGAGCCCGAGGATCACCGACATCGTGGTCAAGGAATACCTCCATAACCTACCCCGGAACGAATCCAGCGCCTTCACGATCCTCACCCAGCGCGAGAGGGAGGTGCTGCAGCACCTCGCCGAGGGCAAGAGCACAAAACAGATAGCATCTACCCTGAACCTCAGTGTGAAGACCGTGGAGACCCACAGGCAGCAGATCATGGACAAGCTCCAGATACGCAGCGTCGCGGAACTGACCAAGTACGCGATCAGGGAAGGCATAACCTCCCTCTGA
- a CDS encoding YjbE family putative metal transport protein (Members of this highly hydrophobic protein family,regularly are found preceded by the yybP-ykoY manganese riboswitch (see RF00080). A metal cation transport function is proposed.) yields the protein MNNIIGTAQVTGAADLISASMSGGLLADFATVMGSNAALSGGSALIIALAALTLPPSRRLQGVILGTAATVLARAFLACLPGALLNVPCLRLCGGLLILAIGLRLLVDGHSPKMQKETPGGSMKAFLMIVLADLAMSPDSVLTVASASRENPALAFLGLCVSVPIVAFGGGFISRLMGRYTPAVYAGAAILGKVAVDTVLADRLTVRFLHTPGPAMRYGAEMLVAVGFVATGMFLVRLREMRHPAVPAPHSGPFHLTGWDIR from the coding sequence GTGAACAACATCATAGGCACAGCACAGGTAACGGGAGCCGCGGACCTCATCAGCGCTTCCATGAGCGGAGGCCTCCTCGCTGATTTCGCAACGGTGATGGGCTCCAACGCGGCGCTCTCCGGGGGCAGCGCCCTGATCATTGCCCTTGCGGCCCTCACGCTCCCTCCGTCCCGGCGCCTTCAGGGGGTCATACTCGGGACCGCCGCCACCGTCCTCGCCAGGGCGTTCCTTGCCTGTCTGCCGGGAGCTCTTCTCAACGTCCCCTGTCTGAGACTCTGCGGAGGACTTCTCATTCTTGCCATCGGGTTGAGGCTCCTTGTCGACGGTCATTCACCGAAGATGCAAAAAGAGACTCCGGGCGGGTCCATGAAGGCCTTCCTCATGATCGTCCTCGCGGACCTGGCTATGAGCCCCGACAGCGTGCTTACCGTGGCAAGTGCCAGCAGGGAAAATCCGGCCCTTGCCTTTCTGGGCCTATGCGTAAGCGTACCGATAGTGGCCTTCGGCGGCGGTTTCATATCGCGGCTCATGGGGCGCTATACCCCCGCCGTCTATGCGGGCGCCGCGATTCTTGGCAAGGTTGCGGTGGACACGGTCCTTGCTGATCGATTGACCGTGAGATTCCTGCACACCCCGGGACCGGCAATGCGGTACGGCGCCGAAATGCTGGTGGCCGTCGGCTTCGTTGCCACGGGCATGTTCCTTGTCAGGCTGCGGGAGATGAGGCATCCAGCCGTCCCGGCCCCTCATTCGGGGCCCTTCCACCTGACGGGCTGGGATATACGATGA